The Mercenaria mercenaria strain notata chromosome 1, MADL_Memer_1, whole genome shotgun sequence nucleotide sequence acTAAGTGAAATAGTATTTTGAACAATATAAATGGTGATCTACAACTTAATATGAATTTAGTGACAGTGTTCATTATGTCAAATGATGCCTGATATAGCATACACtcacttactgaatgacttgaTCAAGTTgatggtcaatagtcaaaactattgcccgaggtcgGAAGAACCAAGTCATGTTATAATATACTATGTATATTTTAGCGACTAATTAGCACATTCAATTTCAGTGAGATTTTCTAGGAAAAAAGATATTGAGATTTAatcttttttaaagtttacatgcatAAGAAATTGCAATATAATTTTGTGCTGCACTTTTCACAATACTGCACTTGTTGTCTAAGCACAAAATGCTCAGTTTGAGCTATTGTGATAATTTTGTGTTTGTCAAAATCTGTCATCAGTTTGACTGTTGACAATCTAAATGTCACAATTATGCCcaaaatgaaactttttcaaaatgttatcctcggtaaaatcttggacaagaaCTAAACATACGGAAGCATCTGAGGTAAAAACCTAGATCACTTGACCAggtaatggaaaaaccttgttaacactctgtaAGCTACACCTTCGACCTCATCTCCATAAAACTTTTTATACCGTTGTTAagtttaaaatttgtatttgagatgtaaatattctatgaataatatttattattcatcAATTATCAAAATGCAAACGGAAACTACTGCAATCGAATTCACGTGTGGGAAATCGTTATATGATAATAGTCTTGTTTCGTATTTTGTGTGTTATTTACTCGTAAAGTTAGTAACTCTAGCAAGTTATACAATCGTTTTCTCTGTCGTTGGTTTAACGTATAAATAATAATATAGCCAGGCATACAGTTTTCATCTACGTTAGGTAAGTTTTGTACTTGCACATTATAATTCACATCAATCTTGAACTGGAATCCAACTATGTGTAGAGATAAAAACGAAAAACCTGGAATTTCAGGAAAATATATTCTTGAATCTGGCAATATAATTACTTATcatcataaatattttattttcagataataACCCGGGTGGAAACAGATATGATATTTGGAATGTATACACATATTGTTATTGTCACGTGTTTTACAAGCACGTGCTTAAGTTTGTCGTCAGATTGTAAATACCTGCCTGAATTGGATATGCTCACATGCGACAACACGGTTCCGTTCACAGTGCCACCAGATGTAAAGGAAGTACAAATAACTATTGACAAATCCATAAGATTTGAAGACAAGATGTTCGCTGATAAAAGCTGGGAGAATATAAGTGTGTTAGAAATAACTGCACAAAACAATGtacaatatgaaaattttaacataTCGTTTTTACGTGGATGTTTCAAATCCTTATCTAACCTTACAGAACTTCGTTTCCACGGCAACAGAATAACATCTTTTAGTGTAAATACTCTAGCAAGCAATGTACATTTAAAATTGCTAGAATTTTCGTCGTGTCGAATGATGAATATTGAAGATTTCCTGGACTCCTCTTTAAGCGTAGACATAACGATAGATAAACTAACACTGAGTCATGTCTCCGACAAAAGTATTGATGAATGTAAAATTGATGACAAGTTTGTCCAGATGATAAAAAAATACGGTGTTATGTATTTAAATCTAAGCAACTCTAACGTTGTTCTTCAAAGCATCCTAGATTTGCCTGAACGTCCTAACCGTTTGAGAAGCGTCGACCTTTCAGACGTGTACTATAGTGTCAGTGGTAAGAATATGGGTTGGCGCAGTATTTATGAAACATATGATAAACTCTCGGATGGTctcatttctttaaatatttctgaatttcCGCTTGATCGCTACTTCAAAACAGCAAATATATTCGAAGCAAGAAATGTTTCTCATTGCGCTGAACTAAACTACcagtttatcaaattattttttaaaattgaacacCTGTGTGCCGATGCAATTTTTAGAGAAAACACAGTaagtataaaaaacattttcataaacatttcaaCGTGTTCGGTGAAGTTGAAAACACTTCAGTTTAGACGaaaccgtctgaaatattttaatataacactTTACTTACCTAAATATAACAACATTACCGAGGTTGATATATCATTTAacgaaattatatatttttctccatATGCACTCAATACTGCAACATCTTTGTTGACTCTGAatctaaacaataacaagttGGGACAAATGGAAAATCTACCCGAATTTGGCGAACTACTCCGTGATTTAGACTCGTTGAAATATTTTAGTATTGCTGGAAACAGAATTTCAAATTTACCTTACGACTTTTTCAGAGATAACGCGTATTTACAAGTCCTAGACTTGTCGGAAAATATATTTGAGACAATTACATTCAGAGTAACTAATTTGAATTATTTACTTGTGataaatttaagtttgaatcgtaTACATTACCTTGAGGGAAAATCACTTGAAAATGTTCAAGTATATTTAAcaaggaataatgaaaacaaagttaTTCTAGATTTTTCCGGAAACCCAATTGAATGTAGTTGTAAAGGTGTTAATTTTATAGAATGGATAATATCTGACTTACAACCGCACTTGAAACATAGGTACACGTGTGACATGGAAGGTGAGGAAATTGAAATCGGTGACTTTTCCTTGCAACATTCGAAATATCTATGTTACCGCACCGGTATTTTTGTGGCTGTTTCTATTTTTGCTGTGGTCATATTGTCAGGCTTTCTTTTGCTGATGAAGTATTTGTCTAGAAGGAAAAACATGCGAAGAGAAAAAAATGCTCAGATGTTTTTTCTTAAGCAATTTTTAAAGGGAATATTGCAGGAGCAATATCTTTGTCAGATCTCATATGCAAGCGAAGATGAAATATGTGTTTTAGACACGATAAATCCTAATTTGAAACGCGCTTTTAACAATTATGCTGCAATTGAGCGTGATTGTATTTGTCTTGGAGACACGCATTTCAATTTGGGCCGTCCTATTGTTAACGAAATCCTACGGTGTATTTCCAAGTCATGTGTTATGATATATGTGGTCTCTAACTATTTCTGTCAGAGTCAGTGGTGTGAAATGGAATTGCGGGAAGCATATGAAATCAACAAACCAATTATATTGATTTTGAAAGAGGAAGTACCAGAAAATAAAATGTCACCCCTGTTGGCGGCTATATTTAACCGGTATACCAGAGCAAAACTTGTTATCAAAGGTGGACAATATGAGCTCATTCCGGACTGGAAATCTCTATGTGAGTCAATTATCAAGTTAGCTGCAAACAGTTATATTGTCAAAGTAGATAATCACAAGAGAAAGAAGAACACAAAGCAAGATGACACAACCaatatttaaatgtcatttacatTGTTTTGTGTAAATGCATTTCATTCATGCATATGCTGTATTTTTCGTACTGAAATACAGTAGAATTAGATGTAGTGATAATTTAGAAgaatgaaaaatttgaaaatagagTAAGCTTTGAAGTATTTCCGATATTTGATTCACGTTTCAATGTACGTAACTTTTCGAGAATGAGTAGACTTtgtctctagcttttatatataCTATAAATAAACACAATCATGATTCgcattctttttacaaatttcacaGCAAAGTTGACAAGATTGTGATAATACAGTCAGAAATCATATTTCCtggaaaacagtcacttacacgaaCCCGATATATGGTGATCATACAGGTTGATCtataatatataataacataAGTAAATTTAATAACTTTGTCAGTTTTTGCAATAGAGAAATAGTTGAGCACTTGTTAGAAAGCTAATTGACCCAAGTCTCATTAGAGAGGTATAATGATTGCATGCGACGTCAACGttacgtcagtgacgtcattgaAGATGTGATATGTTTTCAGTGTTTCCAAGATGGTGGAAAatgcaaaaactgaaaatttattaTGAATTAGGTAAATCTTAAAAACTTGTTGTATGCAAATTGAAAGCTTCTACTCCATCTGCACAGCAAATAAGAAGATTAGTCTCAAAATCTGAGGCCGAAGGAACTGTTAGAGACAGACGCAATGAAAACACTGGTAGACCAGCAAGCAACTTTCGATGTCGTTCACAGCTAGTTTTGCAAAATCGAGGGGGACATTTTAAACATCTATTGTAAATGAAGAAAGTGACATATGAAAATGATGTTTATGTGTAAACAAAACTTATATGTATATGCTAATGTAATATATATTACCTACAATATAGATTATTGTAAAAACTGACAAAGTTGCTAAAGTTAATTATGTTATCATATATTATGGATCACCCTGTATTACAACGACGTAAACGACATCGTGACTTCATCGAGATGCTTCAATTTAAGTCTGCATTActtcatatttgtaaatttcttttattaatttcgATTAACAATACTTTagtaaaagtaattttttttggTTAGATACTGAAAACAGTAAGAACTCTTATGCCAAGCATCTCATAATGGATGCGCATCGTGAGTAGTCGGCATTTATCCAAAGCGTCAAAGATTGACGTCAGCGTCGAGTCACGGACTTTTTATTTCACCATCGACCTTCGCTGCCTTCTAGTAATTCTGGGTCATTTGCAAATCGTTTGTTCCACTTGAAAACCAAATCACAGATGACCGTACATTGATGTGGTGTCTGCTCTATTAGTTTATGAATATCAGTCGGTGTTTGTCAAACCATTATAATATAGCTGCaccacaagaaaaccaacatactaatagtgcatttgcgaacaacatggatccgcgcagtctggtcatgatccatgctgttcgctaacggtttctcttattgcaataggctttgaaagcaaacaggcTGGTTttaatccatgctggtcgcagaacactatgttggttttctcatgtgtGGCTCAATTATAACTTAACTACTGTCTGCGTATCTGCGTAGCAGTTGATGACATAACATGCGTTATAAACTACATTGTATTTAGCTCTGAGGTTTTAGTTAAACTGTTGCAAATAAGACTTTTCCTGCTCCTATATCTTAATATATAACGAGAACGAATGAACTAATCTTTTCTAAGCGGATGTTGGAAAAAACACAATAATAACATGTATGTAGCGAATAACTTACTGCAAGAATTTTTGCGCTAAACatcatcattatatatttatctatGACAAGTTAAATATTACTGCAAAATCAACTTATAAATCACTTAACAAAACTCAACATCTGAAGTAGCAGTGTCACTTTGCGGATATAAAACTAAAGTAGATGCACTTAACTTTGAGTTTTCCCCTGTGATGTAGGTACTATCACCCCCAATAAAACACATTTGAACACACTAATACGCATTTGTAAGTATAACAAAGTTCACTGACACTGTTATTTATATCCATATGTACATGACAGACATCTGCTAGTAGAAAAAAAACCTTACCACATATCCTgaataattatgcattttaatgatgtattcaaatatttaaaatgatagcaaaaaaaaatgcacatttttgatTATATGAAATTCTTTTATGCTAAAATACATTAAGAACACTGTTCAGTTACACATGGTATATCTGCTAAGacatacggtggtatgtttaggacatgcgtttatattttttttaagatcaaatcatctcgtgcgcacgacatcttatctcgagcgacctacatcttatctcgtgctcacggcatcttatctcgagcgcacgacatcttgtctCGTGCGCTCTACATCTTATaacgtgcgcacgacatcttatctcgtgcgctcaaCATCCtatctcgaacgcacgacatCTTCTCTCGTGTGCACGACAACTTATCTCGAGCGACCAATATCTTATCTCACacgctcaacatcttatctcgtgtgcacgacatcttttttcgtgctcacgacatcttatctcgtgtgcacgacatcatATCTtaagcgcacaacatcttatctcgacaTCTTATGACATTAAGATTCAAGGTAATATGCATATGTCCGTCCGCTCGTCCGTCTGTTCGGCTAATTTGTGTCCAGATTATAAATTTGCGGCACATTTAGAAGATGCTTTATGCTTTTCTTAGTGACATGGATTCGAGTAAACAATAAATTTCTGTCTAAAAGGTCAATGTGGCTTGGCTGAAGGGGTTGGGCAAGGGCCATGCTCACAAGAATCCGTCTCACTGAGGCAAGCAAATAGTatttttctatatacaacaacaaaaattaaacgtaCGGATAGACAGGCAGTCGCAGGCACACACGCATATTGCTCTCTATCTGTCTATACGACATAAAAAAATTAGAATGACACTGATAGACTCATTAGAGGaattattcataaatattacCCCCTTTTCTCTCCAATCAAATTAATGCGATCATGTCATTCCGGAAGGCAAAAAGACAACGCTTGGCGGGGCGATGTTTTGCGGGGCGACGTTCTGCGGGGCGACGTTTGTCGGCAGAACATTCGGCGAGGCGAAATCCGGTGgtgcgacgttcggcggggcgacattTGGCGGGGTGACGTTTAGCGggggcacaaatcagccaccgtaGCCATCagctaaatatttttattttttctaaaaattactttcatttttatcttttatcttttggGAAGCGGGTTTctgtatatagaaaaaatatcacTGTAGTTTTGTAATGAGCCCATGGAAGGTCGGTGTGCCATACTAATTTCCAAATGCTAAAATGTCGTGCTCACAAACCACCGTAAAAACAAGAGAAGATGAGTTTAATCTAACCTCTGCTCCATTACAAACACGGACCAAGTAAGTTTTTCTCGGTAGGTTTTTAGTAAAAGTAAgttatatttctgtttaaattcaCCGCGTCCAATCGTTACTTTGAAAAGCCGGATCAGTAACTAACGCACGATCTCGTATCAAATCGAGCAGTTTTGGGGATATTTAGGTATTTTTCTGTTACTTAGAAATTATTGTCAAGTACGGCATACAGCGTAAGATGTGCTCCGTACATTATAGAATATTCGTTGCTATTCGTCTTCCAGAAAATCTAAGCACTTTTCTTAATTAATTTGGAAAATCATGCGAAATAACAAAGAAACAATGCCGTGactaagaaaaaaacattatttcaggTAAGTACTCAGAGCGTTGCTATTTCCTCAATACTTTTTATTTCTTTCGGTCAATATAAGAGTATTTGAGTAAAATGCGAGGAGCGAGGAACATTTCAAATGACTTTATTAcaccttttattattttattttttcaaaacgtgTATCTCATGCTCAGATATATTACATCCAGATACGTTTagataaacattaaaaatatagtATTAAATCTGGTATGTAATAGAGCAAAACCTTAAAAGATATTAAGTATAAAAAATACAAGTCTATAAATAAGTAGATTAGAAAGGTAgaaaatgtgaaatgcacatgcTATGATGAGATTCTAGATGAAGAATGTAATGGGGAGAAAAATAAAACAGCAAATAATTTCAGAAGTAAATCTCCCCGAAAGTAGGGAAACAGTTAACCAATTAaacattaattcaaaatttctAGGTAGTAACGAGCGTcaagatataaaaacaaacagaCCGCTAACTTTTGTTCAATGTTCCGGCTAAATGCAACAAGTAATTGGAAATATAAATCAAGTTATACTTGACTAGTACAAATGCTTAGAATTTCACTCGGTTACTTCGCAATGTAATGAAGCTACAATAAGATATGAATTTGATGCGAATGCACGCCATTCATTAAAATGAAACGTCTGGGTAATTTCCTTATTGCATGCTATCGTTTCTCAAAGTTATATTTCTTGCACGTTCCCATTGTTACGATAGATCTATAGCAACAAATGATAGAATGCTTACTTCAGTAAAACGACATTATACAATATCACCAGTAAATAGAAGACTTAGATTTAGAATAATGTCTTGGGAAACGTTTACAGGTTTACTTAGAACGatgtataaaaatgtttctgCTAAGATACAAGTTGAAATCTTTGCAGTTATTAGTCCCTTCTGTTTGAAAGCCTGTTTCAGGGACTATAGTCTGTCAGTCAGTTCCTACTTTTTTATCGGACATAATAATTCAGTCATGGATTTAGTTGTTACACCCGGATCTAAATGTCAAAGTATCAAGGTCAAATATGACTTCTTAAATAGTTCTGTCTTTTTCAGTTATACATTATATACAAGAACAAATGTAATCTACTTATCATTCTATtggaacaaacaaaattttaagactGTAAGAGACTTTACAAAGACGTTTATCATCATCAGTACTTCCattcaaaatttaatgaaaataagatACTTTTATATTAACATTCTTACCTTTCACTCCAAAACCAATCTTAATTTTATTACTGACaatttaattcaatttatttGTTCTTCACATCGATAAAGGTTGGTTACATGACTTCGTGGATGAAAATACAAGAGACCTAGAAGGGCCTGAGTCACTACCTTGCTTCTGACAGAATTTGGTGTACATTAAGCAGATCATTTAAAGCTATTTAaagcttttttatatatatatatatttttgatggCCCCAAAATGCGTAACCATCACTGCAAACATAAGAGGTTCAGGAAAGGGTGATAAAGATCATATTTGATCCATCAAGCTCATGAAACGgggtttttaattattttccatCTCCAGAAGCCCATGTGGTCAAgtgaaaaacatttaattaataaacaaaggtttcatttgtataatgattttttttctatttcagcccaAATAAGCAGAACCATCTAAACAAAATATTGAGAGGTAAATGCAAGCACGCATTGGAAGCATGCATTggaacaagtttggtgaatatccatcaagtggttaatttaacatttaaagcGTTTCTTCTTTCATTTGTTATTCTCTGGCTGTCTGACTGCCTCTAAAATGAAGTAAAGAGAAACCATATGGACAAATGTGAAAGAATTCCATGTAATGATGATACAGACTACGTTTGGTGTAGATCCAGTTTAATTAGAAGAGATCAACAAagctaaaatacataaaaatctttaaaagactCATTCTCGTGAAATAATTGATAGATCTTCAACGCACTTagtctgtaacatccttgtatCGACTTCTGTCATAATTGTTCAAGTAGTTTTATTGGCCTTTCAAAGATTCTTCTCTttcagctctggtggcccctaaaagggacaaaTCTGATTCATTGAGCAAACTTGAGAGGGGACTTAAAACGTACACTTAAgaccaagtttcaaaataattgcattaTATGGTCCGTgaaagaagatgtttaaagtttgaaaac carries:
- the LOC123542932 gene encoding toll-like receptor 13 gives rise to the protein MIFGMYTHIVIVTCFTSTCLSLSSDCKYLPELDMLTCDNTVPFTVPPDVKEVQITIDKSIRFEDKMFADKSWENISVLEITAQNNVQYENFNISFLRGCFKSLSNLTELRFHGNRITSFSVNTLASNVHLKLLEFSSCRMMNIEDFLDSSLSVDITIDKLTLSHVSDKSIDECKIDDKFVQMIKKYGVMYLNLSNSNVVLQSILDLPERPNRLRSVDLSDVYYSVSGKNMGWRSIYETYDKLSDGLISLNISEFPLDRYFKTANIFEARNVSHCAELNYQFIKLFFKIEHLCADAIFRENTVSIKNIFINISTCSVKLKTLQFRRNRLKYFNITLYLPKYNNITEVDISFNEIIYFSPYALNTATSLLTLNLNNNKLGQMENLPEFGELLRDLDSLKYFSIAGNRISNLPYDFFRDNAYLQVLDLSENIFETITFRVTNLNYLLVINLSLNRIHYLEGKSLENVQVYLTRNNENKVILDFSGNPIECSCKGVNFIEWIISDLQPHLKHRYTCDMEGEEIEIGDFSLQHSKYLCYRTGIFVAVSIFAVVILSGFLLLMKYLSRRKNMRREKNAQMFFLKQFLKGILQEQYLCQISYASEDEICVLDTINPNLKRAFNNYAAIERDCICLGDTHFNLGRPIVNEILRCISKSCVMIYVVSNYFCQSQWCEMELREAYEINKPIILILKEEVPENKMSPLLAAIFNRYTRAKLVIKGGQYELIPDWKSLCESIIKLAANSYIVKVDNHKRKKNTKQDDTTNI